In Glandiceps talaboti chromosome 4, keGlaTala1.1, whole genome shotgun sequence, a single window of DNA contains:
- the LOC144433656 gene encoding sodium channel modifier 1-like isoform X1, which produces MDVNTLRFLSLCDWTKFSALCGFVAKKKRRVAELLANDIPDDEAILMANGRYACTVCYHRPVFDTVDMLSLHRKGKKHKANLERHHRKQKEIANLKLKRAHEQYLKQMEGKEKDDDKQKERNVPKLLAETHKIAHHALLKSAPYNSCVKKGRNEQTSETSGTTGAFFRAHKPTQSKQTHETDTSDIVPGAYVPKRLRNASKQRNESKQANNAQRTGYISGELDSKTSITNTERTEGELKSSSRETVSMLSTIPTDILFAPPPPPPPELKGMESTVSYPSKSTLISTDLQSSGSCVLPSSSSSSSSSSVGASESTPRKEATSTESHCIQQDEGDKKTNKIKTDYDREKRKAEAEYYIKMKSSGWIMDHRSGKWVKDDYAEFDSDEDEPPLFP; this is translated from the exons ATGGACGTCAATACGCTACGTTTTCTTTCCTTATGTGACTGGACGAAATTCTCGGCCTTGTGTGGATTCGTAGCTAAGAAG AAGAGACGTGTAGCTGAATTATTGGCTAATGACATTCCTGATGATGAAGCTATCCTCATGGCAAATGGAAG GTATGCTTGTACTGTATGTTATCACAGACCCGTCTTTGATACAGTAGATATGTTGTCACTTCACAGGAAAGGAAAGAAACACAAAGCAA ATCTTGAAAGACACCACAGGAAACAAAAAGAAATAGCAAACTTAAAATTGAAGAGAGCTCATGAACAGTATCTTAAACAGATGGAAGGGAAAGAAAAG GATGATGACAAACAAAAAGAACGAAATGTACCAAAGCTCTTGGCAGAAACACACAAGATTGCCCACCATGCATTGCTAAAATCTGCACCTTATAacagttgtgttaaaaaagGAAGAAATGAACAAACCAG TGAAACATCAGGAACAACTGGAGCATTCTTCCGAGCTCACAAACCTACCCAATCCAAGCAGACTCATGAAACTGACACTTCAGACATTGTACCAGGGGCATATGTACCTAAAAGACTTAGAAATGCttcaaaacaaagaaatgaatcaaAACAAGCAAATAATGCACAGAGGACGGGTTATATTTCAGGTGAACTTGACAGTAAAACATCtattacaaacacagaaagaACTGAGGGAGAGTTGAAAAGCAGCAGTAGAGAGACTGTTTCTATGTTGTCAACAATACCAACAGACATTTTGTTTGctccaccaccgccaccacctcCGGAGTTAAAAGGAATGGAGTCAACAGTTTCATATCCGTCTAAATCAACTCTCATATCAACTGATTTACAGTCATCTGGTAGTTGTGtgttaccatcatcatcatcatcatcatcatcatcatcagttggAGCatcagaatcaacaccaagaaAAGAAGCAACATCAACTGAGAGTCATTGCATACAACAAGATGAGGGAGACAAGAAAACAAATAAGATAAAGACAGATTATGACAGGGAGAAAAGGAAAGCTGAGGCTGAATATTACATCAAAATGAAAAG TTCTGGTTGGATTATGGACCATAGAAGTGGAAAGTGGGTTAAAGATGACTATGCAGAGTTTGATTCAGATGAAGATGAACCACCTCTGTTTCCATAG
- the LOC144433656 gene encoding sodium channel modifier 1-like isoform X2, with amino-acid sequence MSFKREGDDYSLLNVIKKRRVAELLANDIPDDEAILMANGRYACTVCYHRPVFDTVDMLSLHRKGKKHKANLERHHRKQKEIANLKLKRAHEQYLKQMEGKEKDDDKQKERNVPKLLAETHKIAHHALLKSAPYNSCVKKGRNEQTSETSGTTGAFFRAHKPTQSKQTHETDTSDIVPGAYVPKRLRNASKQRNESKQANNAQRTGYISGELDSKTSITNTERTEGELKSSSRETVSMLSTIPTDILFAPPPPPPPELKGMESTVSYPSKSTLISTDLQSSGSCVLPSSSSSSSSSSVGASESTPRKEATSTESHCIQQDEGDKKTNKIKTDYDREKRKAEAEYYIKMKSSGWIMDHRSGKWVKDDYAEFDSDEDEPPLFP; translated from the exons ATGTCTTTCAAGCGAGAAGGAGACGACTATAGTCTACTGAATGTTATAAAA AAGAGACGTGTAGCTGAATTATTGGCTAATGACATTCCTGATGATGAAGCTATCCTCATGGCAAATGGAAG GTATGCTTGTACTGTATGTTATCACAGACCCGTCTTTGATACAGTAGATATGTTGTCACTTCACAGGAAAGGAAAGAAACACAAAGCAA ATCTTGAAAGACACCACAGGAAACAAAAAGAAATAGCAAACTTAAAATTGAAGAGAGCTCATGAACAGTATCTTAAACAGATGGAAGGGAAAGAAAAG GATGATGACAAACAAAAAGAACGAAATGTACCAAAGCTCTTGGCAGAAACACACAAGATTGCCCACCATGCATTGCTAAAATCTGCACCTTATAacagttgtgttaaaaaagGAAGAAATGAACAAACCAG TGAAACATCAGGAACAACTGGAGCATTCTTCCGAGCTCACAAACCTACCCAATCCAAGCAGACTCATGAAACTGACACTTCAGACATTGTACCAGGGGCATATGTACCTAAAAGACTTAGAAATGCttcaaaacaaagaaatgaatcaaAACAAGCAAATAATGCACAGAGGACGGGTTATATTTCAGGTGAACTTGACAGTAAAACATCtattacaaacacagaaagaACTGAGGGAGAGTTGAAAAGCAGCAGTAGAGAGACTGTTTCTATGTTGTCAACAATACCAACAGACATTTTGTTTGctccaccaccgccaccacctcCGGAGTTAAAAGGAATGGAGTCAACAGTTTCATATCCGTCTAAATCAACTCTCATATCAACTGATTTACAGTCATCTGGTAGTTGTGtgttaccatcatcatcatcatcatcatcatcatcatcagttggAGCatcagaatcaacaccaagaaAAGAAGCAACATCAACTGAGAGTCATTGCATACAACAAGATGAGGGAGACAAGAAAACAAATAAGATAAAGACAGATTATGACAGGGAGAAAAGGAAAGCTGAGGCTGAATATTACATCAAAATGAAAAG TTCTGGTTGGATTATGGACCATAGAAGTGGAAAGTGGGTTAAAGATGACTATGCAGAGTTTGATTCAGATGAAGATGAACCACCTCTGTTTCCATAG